From Anas platyrhynchos isolate ZD024472 breed Pekin duck chromosome 16, IASCAAS_PekinDuck_T2T, whole genome shotgun sequence, a single genomic window includes:
- the SIRT4 gene encoding NAD-dependent protein lipoamidase sirtuin-4, mitochondrial, translated as MFSARRLPGSCRATRLHHLRHHSVSRPSPNLAFVPACLPPDPVEVEELQRFVSNSKKLFVMTGAGISTESGIPDYRSEGVGLYARTDRRPIQHAEFVRSASARQRYWARNFVGWPQFSSHQPNTAHLVLRDWEKLGKLHWLVTQNVDALHTKAGSQRLTELHGCTHRVFCLGCGDQTLRSELQEHFEALNPTWKAEALGVAPDGDVFLTDEQVRNFQVPACSKCGGILKPDVTFFGDTVSREKVDFVHQRLAESDSMLVAGSSMQVYSGYRFALAAREKQLPIAILNIGPTRLDHFASLKLNSRCGELLPLIVAH; from the exons ATGTTCTCTGCCAGGAGGTTGCCAGGGAGTTGCAGAGCCACCCGACTCCATCACCTCAGACACCACTCCGTGTCCAGGCCCTCTCCAAACTTAGCTTTCGTGCCAGCCTGTCTTCCCCCGGATCCTGTGGAAGTAGAGGAGCTGCAGCGTTTTGTTTCTAACTCCAAGAAGCTCTTTGTAATGACCGGGGCTGGAATCTCGACTGAATCGGGGATCCCAGATTACCGCTCTGAAGGAGTCGGGCTCTACGCCAGGACCGACAGGCGGCCCATCCAGCACGCAGAGTTTGTTCGTAGCGCCAGCGCCCGGCAGCGGTACTGGGCAAGGAACTTCGTGGGCTGGCCCCAGTTCTCCTCCCACCAGCCCAACACGGCGCACCTGGTGCTGAGAGACTGGGAGAAACTGGGAAAGCTCCACTGGCTGGTGACCCAGAACGTGGACGCCCTTCACACCAAAGCTGGGAGCCAGCGCCTGACAGAACTGCACGGCTGCACACACAG GGTTTTCTGCCTGGGCTGTGGAGATCAAACCTTGCGCTCTGAGCTTCAGGAGCATTTTGAAGCTCTGAACCCTACCTGGAAAGCTGAAGCACTTGGTGTGGCTCCGGATGGGGACGTCTTCCTGACGGATGAGCAGGTGCGCAATTTCCAAGTCCCAGCTTGCAGTAAATGCGGTGGCATCCTGAAGCCCGACGTGACCTTCTTTGGAGACACGGTGAGCCGGGAAAAGGTGGATTTTGTGCACCAACGCCTGGCAGAGTCAGACTCCATGCTGGTGGCAGGATCCTCTATGCAG GTATACTCTGGTTACAGGTTTGCTCTTGCTGCTCGGGAGAAGCAGCTGCCCATTGCAATCCTTAACATCGGGCCCACAAGGTTAGACCACTTTGCATCCTTAAAACTGAATTCCCGctgtggagagctgctgcctctgatTGTTGCACACTGA